Below is a genomic region from Onychostoma macrolepis isolate SWU-2019 chromosome 15, ASM1243209v1, whole genome shotgun sequence.
GATGATGGGGCAATAATCTTGTACAAGGAAAATCATGGTCTAAATGAGAGAATGAAACTAGTGTGAAATGACTTTATGACTAGATTTTCAGCCATAAAGCTATTAGACACAATAAACCCCACAGTTAGGAGTATAAAACAAGTTGTGCAATGAAAACATGATGAGGACAATGTGCACCATATGCATAATACTGAAAAAGGACAGCATAAACAACTAGGCTTTTATGCTATAAGCTTCAAATGTTATGAATACATTAATCTTATTTTTatcatgtattattttaaaatgtaacagtgGCTTTTAGGGCATTGTTCAAAGCTCAAATACAAGTTGTACTGTAATTTGCAAACGTATTGCCAAGATACAGCCTTATTCAAtaacaataaacatgaaaaaatctCATCAGCCTGCCCCATCtggagtttcatgacagaactttgtcAAACATTGGCTGCACCTGCTGGGTTTGTATGTACTTTGCAATTTAttgaaagatttgttttttttaagcttttgaATATTACAATGCAGGAGACGTTTGTGTTGGTTTATAAACTGCAATATTACACCACATTCTACTTAATGTGAACTCATGCCTGATCATGTTGAGTCATAATTACTCAATGTTTAAGAAACTTTGCAACGGTGAAAAACTGATAAGGACCTATCAATTGCCACATTTCATAACTTTTTCAAGTACACTTTTTTGTGTGCTAATcaccaaagaaagaaagaaagaaagtatgCATTAAACTGGGATGCCAGAAATAAAGCAAACAAGCACAACATTCAGAATATGATCCTATAAATCTATGAGCTTATGAATTTAACAtttaggcctggtttcacagacagggcttagactaagccaggattaagccatagttcaattaggacatttaagtaatttttattaacatgccttagaaaaaagattactggtgtgcatcttgagacaaaacaaaggcactgttatattttaagatcagtcagtgcaagtttatttcagttgaaacagctcagaattacattttagtctgggactagtctcaagccttgtctgtgaaaccgggggataAAGTCTTATTTTACAGAcaagaaaaccaaagaatgcTGGAAGATAATGCAGCACAttgttaattgtatttaatCAGTATGACACAAACTGAAACAAGCAATTGTTCACTCAATTTATAAAACCTGTTTAACGAGACAATCTTCATTAACATCAGGTcaattttatgaatttatgaataaatttCCCCaacaacacatttaaaaagtaaccaATTAAAGACAGGTGTAAAATTAAGTGGAAGAGACAGTataacacaatattatataaattagtgTTCTATTGTCAAAGTTCTAGAATTCTTCTGACTTGCACTTATTGCAAGGCAAAACGACTAAATGAATTGCCGACTTAAGTCGGTAggccttttttctttcttcatttttcACTCAACTTCATGCTTAGCCCTCAGAGAACTGCCTGAAGAGGAACTCTGAtcttttttcactgaaattCGGCACAAAATGAATCTGCAGGATTTCAGAGAAGCCCTCAGACAAACCGGGTGCCACAAACTTTTTCCTATAGAGAACAAGAAAGACAGTCAGAAACCAATGAGCTTGTGTGAGTTAGCCAAAAAAGATGGTGATTTCCCTGCAAAATTATCTGGTTCAATAGAAAAAAACTGGCTTGCCACTGTTGACTCACTTGTAGCTGTGAATCACCATGTCATTGACATGAACATGCTTGATGGCAGAAGGAACCATCTCACGAAACTAAaaccagcaaaaaaaaacagatcagatcagatcaatCATTAACTGTGTATTTTGGTGTTAAATTTAGTCCAGAATACAGATTTTCCATAGGAAAAAGTGTTTGATGccttacacttttttttcatgGTAACATTATAtagaatttcatatttaatgtaCATATTGCATACTGAAAAATAACTGCAGTGAAGACCCAAATACCCTGTTGTTATGCTTTGCTTGTTCCAGACTCGCTGTGAAGGGAACTCCAGCACTTTGACTGACATCTATATATCTGTGGAGAAAATCATTGACGGTGCTGTTTTAGTCGAAAAGACAAAGATACTTTTTTTGGAAACAGAGGTAGGCACCTTTTTCTAGACTCGGGGTCAGGGTTAGTGTTGTCCACTGCAACGCTTCGCCCTTCCTTTAGAGCGCGTTCACAGGCTGTAACACACTGCTGCCAGGAGCCAAGTATGTCCTGGATTTCATGTGCACGGACAGTTAAAACAaatcattatacacatttagaTGTTTTCCTTCAAATCTTCTAAACCAGATACACTTAATATCTGATCTTGGAGATCTACTTCTCGTGTCTGGGTTCTTGGTTGTGGTAGTTAACTCAACTCACCCTGTTCACATACGTGTAGCCCTTTGGAATGATGTGTGTCTGGAAGAACGTTGATTTGCCCGCTGCAAAATTAAAAAGAGGAttatgtcataaaaaaaaaaaaattgtcacccggaaggaaaaaaacaaacactgaaaaaatgctTACATCCCGGAAATCCCACTGCTACAATGACTTCCTGCTTGGTGGATGTGAGGGAGGCATCTGGAGGATCGTAAAGATGTCTTTTAGAATCTAATTTCCTCTGGACAAGgagataaaaacacaacaaattatTACAGATGCTTGGTGCAATATTGTTCAAAAGTCTGAGGTTtctaagagtttttttttttttttaaaagaagtctcaccaagtctgcatttattcaatcaaaaatacaataaaaacagtaatacggTTAGTAATAACCGTTttctaatttatattttaaaagtaatttactcctgtgatgcaaaactgaattttcagcatcattactccagtcatcagtgtcacaaattctaatatgctgatttattgcacaagaaacattttttataaataaatcaataccGAAAACTGCTgtgttgcttcatatttttgtgcagACCATGATGTTTTTAGGATTTCttgttgaatagaaagttcaaaagtatacatcaatatacattttttgcaacattatactgtatgtctttactgctattttattttaatgcatctttgttgaataaaagtatcaatttcttAAACAAAAGAGCCCAAACTTTGACCTCAAACTGTAAAAGGAAATGTAAAGGTATAAAACATGTAAacatgtaaagaaaaaaaaaaaaaaaaaatgtttacaggATCAAATTCTGGCAAGCTGAACTGAGCGGGTTTCCAGCCCAAGAAATATTCCTCTGGTGTGTGAAACTGAAGACCAATGTTGAGGGCAAACTGGAGAGAGAAGAAACATATAGAGAAAAACAgcagatgaaaaatatatatgtattttgtcaAAAGCCTGGAAAACATCCCATTTTTGTTATACTAAAACAGAGCAAGAAAGCAAGAAATGGAGCTGTTTTGCCCCCTTGTGGTCAAAACAGAGTAAAGATATTGCACGTGATTCacataaatacaaatgaatataaaatcaCTAACTCTTACTGACAGTAAATCATTCTGTATAATGTGTAATGAAGACTGCAGATAATTTCTTTACCAGTCTGTCACTACAGGAGAagtctttcttcttttttcctgGTGCCCAGTTAGCAGGACGTCCTGCTGCATCTGCACACAAGAGAAAACCCTGACTGAGCATAGAAATCTGGCATGTTATGGGGTCATTTTGCACCATATGCTgtaaatgacaaataataaaattattttaaaacaaggtttttgactacatattattttaatatgcatatatatatatatatatatatatatatatagttaaacTTTTATTGTCAACAGAACATTAAATGTActgttatattaatataattcatatataatCATCAAATTCctttatattttgtttgaagATTCAGTGCTAGTCAATAGATTATGAAtctttgggggaaaaaaataaataaataaaaataacaataaaaagctgccaaaataatactttttagtATCAATAATTTTACATCAAATCTCAAATGTCTCAAGAATGCTAATCACAACCACTTGAAAGAATTTGACTGAGCTCACCTCCTACATAGAAGCTCTGTGACACATCTACAGCCACTCCTCCATTCGCCTGCAAAAACACGACAATGCCTTTATATACACAGGATACTCTAACCAAACCTGCTGCTTGCTGTACataatgtaaaacaaatcaTACAACTCAATTATGCAATTCTGCTTAActcctttaataaataaatcctacCCATGACCACAAGAGTGATTCACCTTCTCACACAGATGTTCCCACATCCCCATAACAGGCTTCCTGTATATACCAGGGGCTGTGGAAGCAAATACCTGAAAAAAgacaatatattcacattcGTAAATATTTAAGTTTGAGGAATTTTATCTACACAAAATTACACAGCcgttggggtcagtaaaatgtatttttggaaagaaataatacttttgttcagcaagaatgcattaaattaatcaaaagacacagtaaagacatttttattgttacaaaaaaatctatttcaaataaatgctgttccttttaattttctattaacaaaaaaatggtTTCCACCAAAAATtataccgtttttttttttagcagaatattagaatgatttctgaaggatcatgtgacactgaaaactggagtaatgatgctcaaaattcagctttacatcacagaaacaagttacattttaaaatatattcaaatagaaaagttattttacattataataaacacaaccttggtaagcataaaagacttccttcaaaaacattttaaaaaatcttacagaccccagaTTTATAAACGGTTCTGTATGTAAAATAGTCAACGTGTCATTCACCTGGATGGGCAACTGCAGTGTCTGTAGAATATCCTCAACTTTTGACTTGAACACCTCCGGTCTGAGTTTACCTCTAGAAATACCCATCTGGTTGGTGAAAAACACCAcctaaaaagaaacaaatatgATGAAGATGCTTGTGCAACAATAGCAAAAACaactaaacatttattaatgctGCAACTTAAGTAACAGTGGATAAAGAAGCACCTTGTATCCTTTCTTCAAAAGACTGGCCAGTCTTGGCTGAATCTCTGGGAAGAGAATCctaaacaaaagtaaaaaaaataaataaaaaaaattcacatgaGACACAACAAACAGCTGCAGCGTATAGCAAGTTCTTCAACAAGACTCACCTCCAGTCATCTGGACTTGTTGGAAATACTTTCCCAGACTTTGTAGTGATAATGCAGCCATCAATGTCAAACCCTGCAATCTGAATCAGacattaaatgataaaacatcATAGACGTGTAAAGGCTGTACTgattaaacacaaaaaatatgCAGTTCATGTAAGAAAGTTCATGTCTTACTTTGGAGCAATCTGGAACCCCTGCCGCAGTGAACAGCAGAAGGCTGCCGATTTGCTGCCAGTGACTTTGAGAGCAAGTGGAAGATGGAGCAGTGGCTTTGACTGATGGGGAGTCTAGCTTGTTATCACTCTCTTTCTGTGCAAGTGCTTGTAACTGCTTAAGCTTTTCCTCAGCTGCAATGTCCTCATCTTCTTCATCACAATCACCATCACGCCCTCGCTTCATGGGAGGAACGTCATCCTCTGGGCTGTGAGGTCGTTTTGTCGCCTAAGAGTCAAgcactgttattttagtattagttttttaatacacatttttatttagctttaatttatatttcagtaatttttatatttcaaccTACATGTAGattatttcagtttgttgccaaggcaatatttctaatgtaaaagtttaagtttttcaccaaatattcagatttgattttctttcaattaaaaaataataattacacaatGGTCATATATATACTCtgttttgtactgttttatCCAATGTTTCTTGCCTTTTACATAAACAGTGTTCATTTCTTCAAAACACATATAAAAACTGTTGTGTTCCTAAAGCACAAATGCAATTATATTGTTAAGCActtccacaaaaaataaataactgcagCAATACACCCATAAAACAACACCTACAAAGACTCAGAATGAGAAAACGCATTACTGTCATTCCTTTGTGGAACAGAAATGCCATGTGGcaacatttatattttcttttgtaaaaCTTTGTTATATAAATTTGATCTATTATCATCAAACTCTGCTTAACTTATAAAAAAACGGAGCCAAAAATGTTGATGTCAAAGAAATGTGTTTACAAGTTCAATTTGGAAGGGTGacctaacaaaaaaaaaacaaatgtaaatcaTGTGGCTTAAACAGCAAATTATTGATTGGTTCCGATTAACAGAATgctcagaagaacagcattaacttaaaatagaaatcttttgtaatttttggaAATCTCTTTACTGTTGCTTTTAATAAACTGAATGTGTTCTTGccgaataaatgtattattagccccaaacttctgaacactagtgtaaaattgttttaaatattttcccaAACAGTTCCACTTGTCTAGATCTTGATACCTTTTTAGGGGATTTAGAAAAATAATCCTGGATGCTCCTTTTGGGGCCTGGCTCATCATTTGAgcttttctgtctgtctctgcttTCATTTGCAGCTTTTCCTTTCTTCTGAGGAGAGGAAGacttttcatttgaatttccaACAAATTCCACAGTAAATGGGTGGGACTGATTGACCAGGTACAGTGTGCAACCAGTTGTCAAACATCCAGCCTCGCCACGTCCCAAACACTGACTGTCCAGGGAAGAAGGGTTGGGCCCAAGCTGTGGAAACATTGGATGGTTTGTACTCACTTATGCTTTTGTATATTTAAGTATTAGAAAATGCTTTCAAAACATTGGTGTTAATAAAATTGACTCTCTCTGTAAACTGTAACATacatagttgttgttgttgttgttgttttgttttacctGTGTAACCAGAACTTCCTGTTTGGCATAATTGGCCACGAGTTTGACTGTCAAGAAAATACGCACTTCCGTTATTCTTTATGAACAGAAACAAACGCGACACGTACAACTTTTGCATTACTAGGATGGGTGTGATGTGATCTAAAAACCAACCCTGATGCCTTGAGCACTTCTTGTCTGTAATTCTGGTTTCAGGTCCTCGACCTAACATTAAAGCTCGACCATCTGCCAGCTCCACCCGAGCTCCATTCACACTTACTAGTGTGCACTGCATCTCCATTCACAGACGACAACAGCTGGACTGCAGGAGGAGAACTTACAGTAAGAAATATAGTACAATTCAGATTCAAACAGCCTGACTAAATGCTAAGTTACCATGCTTCCGTACATTTGCTATATATCTAATGAGCTAATTATGAGCAAATAACTGACCTGTAACTCATTAGCTCTGTGCGTTAGCTTAGTTTCAACACGTTCTTTATTGTTTCTTTTATAAAGACAATGAACTCAGTCGGACTTTGAAACCGGAGGGCTCATAATATAGACTCAAACTATCTCTACAACCTTCGCAGTCTGCGTATATCTGCAGACTCCATCGAAATTATATTTCCGTCAAACTAcaatgattttaataaaaacgCAATACACAATTCAAACAGCGCTTACCACTTGTCTAAAACTTTACATTAACGTCTTGAGGTTCAATTTTTGTACACGCTTTTCTGGTCCGACACGTAAATATCTCCGATGTGGGACAGCGACATCCATTGTTTGGTTCCCACATTGGAAGTCACCCTCGTCGTCATTTGTTACTAGGTTACTGTAGTTTCTGCCATGCCACAGTTACTGCACTTATTAATTTACTACCGTTAAACTGTCATCTTAATAAGTCACAACCAGCGGAAAACTACatgcataaatacatacagACAGATAGAAACTTTAAGCTTTGCCTTTGAAAAAAAGGCTTTCAAAACTTTGTGTAGGCCTAGTCCCTGAAAATCAGTATAAAGTGTTCAGACAAAAGAATTGTGTGTCTattcagtttttgtttatgtCTGTTAGATGACACATCTTCAGTTTACATAAGTATTATCATGCGATAGGATATCCTGCTAATAATTATGTCTTGGTAAACATAGTTTATTTACTCTGCATAATGCAGTTCCAACAGTTTAGTTAAAATTGGCATATGTTTTTGTCTTAAAGCTACGGAGCCCTGCACATGACatccagaagaaaaaaatagatatGGGCCATTCCACCGAATGGGTGCCATTTGCTTCCAAACCTcttcaaaaaacaacaacaacaacaacaacaacaaaaaataataatttctattgtttttaaagaCTGAATCTAGTAATAGGCTACACATATTTAACTATTCAAAATCTGCATTGGTACATCTCAggtaactttatttaattttttacacaatttttaaGTGGAAGATggatgcatttttctcagtcctgttaccaaaacacaaatgtcttttaaaaagcatgtttaaaaatgtcaacaaattCCTTCATTTCCCCCTCAGGccggtgtttattttaaagaaattgttggtttcatggtaaaaaaaaaaaaaaaaaagataatttttatcattaaaaaaaatcactatttATCTACACAAGGTGTATTTTTCTTAAGTACACAAacccatttttttcattttaaaggcaACTCAAACCTCAAGCTTGTCAATTTTCTATGatgcaatttattaaacaatggGATAAATTATGGaccaaacttaatttaaaaaaaaagtggtttaactattttttaaaagaaaaaactatttaGTAACAGGAATTAAATGGGTAACAGGAATGAGTATCCATTATATGACTACACATGTGAGGTATTATTGACTAGTGAGCTGACCtcaatgctaaaaaaaaaagaaaaaaaggccaAATCATGTCTCTCTTTAGGGGTAGAGGATGGgttataaaataagataaaaataaaaaatattacattaaaatgtataataaaaataataaacttaacaaataatatattttcagtttttctgtacattttgttttcttatagCGCAGCTCACACTCAAACGCCATTCCATATATGAGTCTAATACATAATTGCCACAGGACAGAAATTTCCAAGTACATTTTCTGTCAtactaaatgtaatataaaacgCAGGAATAACCATAGGTTTTCTCTGGGCAAAAGCATTGTCTCAGTGTGGATAGAAGGCCAAAACGTTGAGAAAAAGATACATATTCAAATTTATCTAGATTAATATGGATGTAGCCTAATATTTACATGAATAAATCTGATGACACTACTCATTCCTGTTACTTTTACTCAGTTACTATATATAAGTATAGGATATATGAGTAACAGGACTGAAAGTAACAGGATTGAGATTTTAGGATAAAATTAGCAAATACATATAATCTAGCCACATGGAGTGCATGCTAATATTATGAGAATACTCTGCAAATATAGTGATTCaccaaagatttgtatttttaaaataaacaagtaacatctaagaaataatttaggtaacaggacagtatatttataatgacgcTACCAGCCACCGTTACAATATcatcaaatatacagaaaagaaaataagaccACATGCTTTCGATCATTTCATTGCCTTCAGAAGATCCAGATGTTGcaatattatgttgaaaatgtgttttttagaGGGGGGAATGTGTTAGGGTAACAGGACTGAGTGAAAACCTGGGGACACAactaaaatgtgcattttatccaaaatattataaatatattttgaaataaatgtatttaaagcacAGTTGGGATATGGAGGTccacaaaattgcaaaataaaaatgatttctgaaggattttaaatattatatttcatgttaaaatgtagctTTAGACAATGGGGACATGTACAAATgctatattttcagtgttttaggtagtttttaatactttttaaataatttattttaaatttgcagttAGCATAATGTGCAGGACACTTTGCTtagtaataaaatgtattttatagtttttcatATGTTGGCCATGAATCAAGATTACATTCCCACAAGTTCATGGAACTTCATTCCCATTGTTTTAGTTAACCATGGCCATTTTGCACTAATTCATTCCTCTGACTGGACAGATTCATAGTTTAAAGCTAAAAGAGTCTTTGTCTATCACACAATATGCAGTTTTGTGTGAAATAAAACTACAATTACACAAACAATGATTACTGCTGACTGGTTCCCACTATTGAGAGCTGGCATTGACTCCTCTAGACTTTAAATCAGGGCAAAAGTTATGCACTGTATTCCAGGCTTTAAATAAAGTGAGAACACAATTAGTCATGGcaacaaattcttaatttgcagCCAAAGTATTTTTCTTCCCCACACATTGTGTGTGCAAGGCTTCGTACCAAGCTACATCTCACAAATTGCTTTTGTTTATGGATAACAATCACTGGATATTCACACATAGTCGAGCATGTTTACCTCAAAAAGTCTGTACTAAAAAGAGATctaaacagctttaaaaatgtcagataCTGTAGAGGGAGTGGTTGATGGTGGTTTCTGgatgaacaaacaaaatgaaaaaggtGTATTTATAGGCGTGCTCGTTGGGTGTGCTCCTAATAGGGAAGCTATAGACATAGCCACAAACACATTCGCACAGTAGTTACACATACCTACGTGAGAAAGTCATCTGAACGGTTTTGTATCTCAAGATGAAAGTGAGTATGTAATGATTGTTGTATTTAGAATAAAGTAGAAATTATGAGACACCAAGTttcaattgtgagatatgaattTGCAATTTTTACATATGTAGTCATAAATGGGAAAGAATAAGGTTGAAATTGTGATTTGaatcatttcagatttttgtataATATGTTAAGAAATGTAATTCATGAAATGTAATTCACATTCAGCTACTGaatgttaatttataaacaTGTAATTTTAAACTCTTTACAGTTGCAAAATTACATGTTTATAAATTTATGCAacttgatttttttctctctttttctgtcttTGTGTAGGACTGAAAACCAGTCGGTATCAATTTACTTCACAAGCTCTGGTTGAACAAACCCAGTGCTTTTGCCCTGTAAAACTGACTGTACATTGAGAGTGATTGTTTTGAATCAACTTGCTAAACAGAGCTAATCCACCATGGCACGTGAACAGGACTACTCCACTATCATGTATGGGCTGCAGGAGCTTGATTTTGAAAGGAAAGCAGTGCCCAGTGATCTTGTACTAATAGGTGAACATGCCTTTCCACTTGCCATGAATCCAAGAGGCCAGGTGCTGATGGCTGCATCTCATTACGGTCAGGGACGTGTGGTGGTGTTGGGACATGAGCAATACCTAACATGCTTCCCTGACCTTATAGAGAATGCTCTTATGTGGCTCATGCCATGTACCGGTGATGCTGGCATTATAGGGATTCAGAAGAGTTTACGTTCAGTAGCTGAAAACTTGAACTACTGCCCTATCAAGACAGAGCTAGGAGACTTTCGGAATGGATTAGCTATATATATCACAGATGCTTACAGTGTTGAGAACTATGCAAAGGATCTGATCGCTTTCATCAAAGCTGGGGGTGGCTTAATCATTGCTGGCCAGGCCTGGAGTTGGGCTGCAGCCCACCCGCAAGAAAACACTATAAGGAACTTCCCAGGAAACAAGGTGTGCAGTGTTGCAGGAATTTACTTCTCGGAACACCAAGGAGAAGTTGGCATTGTTCCTGTTCCAAGAAACATCCCTTCTAGTTGGCTTGCTGTATCGTAAGTTCAGCAGACATTCTTACTTTTTACCCATTCTTTCAGAAACATACATTTCACCAATTGTTTTCAATTGTTAATTTTCAGTATAGGCAAGGACTTTAAAGATGATCTACATTTCCTGCTAGAAGGTGTGTCTGAGTTTGATGTCCAAGGTGGAGCAATAGCATCTGAGGTGATGGTGCACGGACCATTAGCATTTCCCATTGCAGTCACTCCAGCTGAAAAAGCATTCATTGCTGGTGCCTATTATGGGCAAGGTCGAGTAATCGTGGTATCACATGAAGGCTACATGGGCCGGGACTCTCTGTCCACTTTCC
It encodes:
- the pnkp gene encoding bifunctional polynucleotide phosphatase/kinase, whose translation is MEMQCTLVSVNGARVELADGRALMLGRGPETRITDKKCSRHQVKLVANYAKQEVLVTQLGPNPSSLDSQCLGRGEAGCLTTGCTLYLVNQSHPFTVEFVGNSNEKSSSPQKKGKAANESRDRQKSSNDEPGPKRSIQDYFSKSPKKATKRPHSPEDDVPPMKRGRDGDCDEEDEDIAAEEKLKQLQALAQKESDNKLDSPSVKATAPSSTCSQSHWQQIGSLLLFTAAGVPDCSKIAGFDIDGCIITTKSGKVFPTSPDDWRILFPEIQPRLASLLKKGYKVVFFTNQMGISRGKLRPEVFKSKVEDILQTLQLPIQVFASTAPGIYRKPVMGMWEHLCEKANGGVAVDVSQSFYVGDAAGRPANWAPGKKKKDFSCSDRLFALNIGLQFHTPEEYFLGWKPAQFSLPEFDPRKLDSKRHLYDPPDASLTSTKQEVIVAVGFPGSGKSTFFQTHIIPKGYTYVNRDILGSWQQCVTACERALKEGRSVAVDNTNPDPESRKRYIDVSQSAGVPFTASLEQAKHNNRFREMVPSAIKHVHVNDMVIHSYKKKFVAPGLSEGFSEILQIHFVPNFSEKRSEFLFRQFSEG